In a genomic window of Drosophila takahashii strain IR98-3 E-12201 chromosome 3L, DtakHiC1v2, whole genome shotgun sequence:
- the LOC138913052 gene encoding uncharacterized protein has product MDSCNGCTISYKDVLAMDEEEVFSFLQRHGVVLKSKDCPNCSNPATLSFNAKRPISTPFWRCRRMISNHQQKRKLRKVQCSFKESAIKRTFFSKSHVGIEQACNCVAWEMKGSTISFLREELGWSQQTVVDWSNFLREIYLSWTKKNAKQIIGGDGLTVEIDETKIGRRKYNCGRVVDGQWVFGGICRETGDFFLVPVEDRSQETLLPIIEANIANGTRIISDCWKSYNGLKDANYSHMIVHHSVNFVDPETGANTQRIERLWRDLKENIPHYGRKTEHYQGYIARFTFLKRHPNHTSRFHAIFSAMGELFNPERDVSI; this is encoded by the exons atGGATTCCTGCAACGGGTGCACTATTTCTTATAAAGACGTTCTTGCCATGGACGAAGAAGAAGTGTTTTCATTTCTGCAGAGACATGGAGTTGTTCTAAAGAGCAAGGACTGTCCCAACTGCAGTAATCCCGCAACATTGTCTTTCAATGCGAAGAGACCGATTAGTACGCCATTTTGGAGGTGCCGCAGGATGATAAGTAATCATCAACAGAAACGGAAATTAAGAAAAGTTCAATGCTCCTTTAAG GAATCCGCCATCAAACGGACATTCTTCAGCAAGTCCCACGTTGGCATTGAACAGGCCTGTAATTGTGTGGCTTGGGAGATGAAGGGTTCAACAATCTCATTCCTTCGGGAAGAACTAGGCTGGTCCCAACAGACGGTGGTTGACTGGAGTAATTTTCTTCGGGAAATTTATCTTAGCTGGACGAAGAAGaacgcaaaacaaataataggtGGAGACGGTTTAACCGTCGAAATTGACGAAACCAAAATTGGCCGGCGCAAGTATAATTGCGGTCGCGTGGTGGATGGCCAGTGGGTTTTCGGAGGAATTTGCAGAGAAACcggtgacttttttttggtgcctGTGGAGGACCGTAGCCAGGAAACACTCCTTCCAATTATAGAGGCCAACATCGCCAATGGAACCAGAATTATATCCGACTGCTGGAAGTCATACAATGGTTTAAAGGATGCGAACTACTCTCACATGATCGTTCATCACTCAGTAAACTTCGTCGACCCTGAAACGGGAGCCAATACACAGCGAATAGAGAGACTATGGCGTGATCTAAAGGAGAACATTCCCCACTATGGCCGGAAAACGGAGCACTACCAAGGGTACATAGCGCGATTCACTTTTTTGAAAAGGCACCCAAACCACACCTCAAGATTCCATGCAATTTTCTCAGCAATGGGCGAATTGTTTAATCCTGAACGCgatgttagtatttaa
- the LOC138913131 gene encoding kelch-like protein 40 isoform X1 yields the protein METWLGSSYKKLLEEGDFSDCCVIVGTRRFHCHKMVLSVASDFFKRIFQPGFAEAKTGEVTLSDVTEDIFEKFQLYVYSYKKKCLSSYTNKDIIKLHKCADMWLVEPLKKHCDNILRNRLNTMNCKDLVICFEQAHGMNDKLIGLISEQLKLQMIATTTISEEFFALKPDAFKDFLKLRISTEIRRYGMVEKYVGIHKFVDQCEINSLLNLIDFTKMTAKEFFDGPGKSKFMSFEEKYNFIHEIVEKNYNYLWPSSPCNEFASKRKRY from the exons ATGGAGACTTG GCTGGGTAGTTCTTATAAAAAACTATTGGAGGAGGGCGATTTTTCCGACTGCTGCGTAATTGTTGGAACGCGTAGGTTCCATTGTCACAAG atGGTACTGAGTGTGGCTTCGGATTTCTTCAAGCGCATTTTTCAGCCAGGTTTTGCTGAGGCTAAGACAGGAGAAGTGACTCTAAGTGATGTTACAGAggatatttttgaaaagtttcaatTGTATGTGTACAGCTACAAAAAGAAATGCCTGAGTAGCTACACAAATAAGGACATAATTAAGCTACATAAGTGCGCCGACATGTGGCTGGTCGAGCCACTAAAAAAGCATTGCGATAATATTTTGAGAAACCGATTAAATACCATGAATTGTAAGGACTTGGTGATATGCTTTGAGCAAGCGCATGGTATGAACGACAAACTTATCGGGCTTATTTCTGAGCAGCTAAAACTTCAAATGATAGCTACTACTACTATATCAGAA gaATTCTTTGCTCTGAAGCCAGATGCCTTCAAAGATTTCCTGAAGCTCAGAATTTCCACAGAAATAAGGCGTTATGGCATGGTAGAAAAGTATGTCGGCATCCACAAATTCGTCGATCAATGCGAGATAAATTCACTATTGAATCTTAttgattttacaaaaatgaCTGCTAAGGAATTCTTCGACGGTCCGGGAAAATCCAAATTTATGTCCTTTGaggaaaaatacaattttatacaTGAAATCgtggaaaaaaattacaattaccTTTGGCCAAGCTCCCCGTGCAATGAATTTGCATCTAAAAGAAAACGGTATTAA
- the LOC138913131 gene encoding kelch-like protein 40 isoform X2, whose protein sequence is METWLGSSYKKLLEEGDFSDCCVIVGTRRFHCHKMVLSVASDFFKRIFQPGFAEAKTGEVTLSDVTEDIFEKFQLYVYSYKKKCLSSYTNKDIIKLHKCADMWLVEPLKKHCDNILRNRLNTMNCKDLVICFEQAHGMNDKLIGLISEQLKLQMIATTTISEEFLVIV, encoded by the exons ATGGAGACTTG GCTGGGTAGTTCTTATAAAAAACTATTGGAGGAGGGCGATTTTTCCGACTGCTGCGTAATTGTTGGAACGCGTAGGTTCCATTGTCACAAG atGGTACTGAGTGTGGCTTCGGATTTCTTCAAGCGCATTTTTCAGCCAGGTTTTGCTGAGGCTAAGACAGGAGAAGTGACTCTAAGTGATGTTACAGAggatatttttgaaaagtttcaatTGTATGTGTACAGCTACAAAAAGAAATGCCTGAGTAGCTACACAAATAAGGACATAATTAAGCTACATAAGTGCGCCGACATGTGGCTGGTCGAGCCACTAAAAAAGCATTGCGATAATATTTTGAGAAACCGATTAAATACCATGAATTGTAAGGACTTGGTGATATGCTTTGAGCAAGCGCATGGTATGAACGACAAACTTATCGGGCTTATTTCTGAGCAGCTAAAACTTCAAATGATAGCTACTACTACTATATCAGAAGAATTCttggtaatagtctag
- the Sk2 gene encoding sphingosine kinase 1 codes for MSESLDKTTSPSLASSRASQENGDPDEGHDVSDTFYTSQRKKGSHVFRVRLDATGFTLQRESPGGSIVKEQQVRISDIVGARCMRPKKSRRLAMSGACACSSGNPNSPAISASGGDHHQRAVNTPSKCSINSRENLPADGDVSAFLYVFAYVLKKRSLRTELHRERTVLTLRFRSFDTFEDNMREADRWYRSLRWQLHRTLEEIFVAPAADERRRRVLVLLNPKSGSGDAREVFNMHVVPVLNEAEVPYDLYVTKHSNFAIEFLSTRSLDAWCCVVAVGGDGLFHEIVNGLLQRQDWAHVLPHLALGIIPCGSGNGLARSIAHCYNEPYFSKPVLGAALTVISGRSSPMDVVRVQLQTRSLYSFLSIGWGLISDVDIESERIRLLGYQRFTVWTLYRLVNLRTYNGRISYLPTEQQQDSSSSQGQSGGHRRMLGSRSCNTHIDMLNGPAPAASSFHSSAEYLPQEFADVISLETSINQSFRSRCDSWLSGGSRRSFYYSISESIYHSLADESEFAGLAAASLENRQLNYGPASELPDLEDPLPEDQGWLVEEGEFVMMHAVYQTHLGIDCHFAPKAQLNDGTIYLILIRAGISRPHLLSFLYNMSSGTHLPAVNNEYVKVLPVRAFRLEPHDNHGIITVDGERVEFGPLQAEVLPGIARVMVPK; via the exons ATGAGCGAATCTCTTGATAAGACCACCAGCCCGAGCCTGGCCAGTTCCAGGGCCTCGCAGGAGAATGGGGATCCGGATGAGGGGCACGATGTGAGCGACACCTTCTACACGAGTCAGCGGAAGAAGGGCAGCCACGTCTTTCGGGTTCGTCTGGATGCCACGGGATTCACGCTGCAGCGGGAGTCGCCCGGCGGCAGCATCGTCAAGGAGCAGCAGGTGCGGATCTCGGACATTGTGGGTGCCCGCTGCATGCGACCCAAGAAGAGTCGCCGCCTGGCGATGTCCGGAGCCTGTGCCTGCAGCTCCGGCAATCCCAATTCACCGGCCATTTCGGCATCTGGCGGTGATCATCATCAACGTGCAGTTAACACGCCGAGCAAGTGCAGCATCAACAGCCGGGAGAATCTGCCCGCGGATGGCGATGTCAGCGCCTTTCTCTATGTCTTCGCCTATGTCCTGAAGAAGAGGAGCCTGCGCACGGAGCTGCACAGGGAGAGAACAGTGCTAACGCTGCGCTTCAGATCCTTCGACACGTTCGAGGATAACATGCGGGAGGCGGACAGATGGTATCGCTCGCTGCGCTGGCAGCTGCATCGCACGCTGGAGGAGATCTTCGTGGCTCCGGCGGCTGATGAGCGCAGGCGCCGAGTGCTGGTGCTGCTAAATCCGAAATCCGGTTCCGGCGATGCCCGCGAGGTCTTCAACATGCATGTGGTGCCGGTGCTCAACGAGGCCGAGGTTCCCTACGACCTGTACGTAACGAAGCATTCCAACTTTGCCATCGAATTCCTGAGCACCCGCTCTTTGGATGCCTGGTGCTGCGTGGTAGCGGTCGGCGGCGATGGCCTGTTCCACGAGATTGTCAATGGGCTGCTGCAGCGCCAGGATTGGGCGCACGTTCTGCCCCATTTGGCACTGGGCATCATTCCCTGCGGTTCGGGTAATGGGCTGGCCAGGTCTATTGCTCATTGTTACAA TGAACCGTACTTCAGTAAGCCCGTGCTGGGAGCCGCTCTCACCGTGATCAGTGGACGCAGTTCTCCCATGGATGTGGTGCGCGTGCAGCTGCAGACTCGCTCGCTCTACTCCTTCCTCTCCATCGGCTGGGGTCTCATCTCGGACGTGGATATCGAGAGCGAGCGCATCCGGCTGCTGGGCTACCAACGATTCACCGTGTGGACTCTGTATCGTCTGGTGAATCTGCGCACCTACAACGGACGCATTAGTTATTTGCCcacggagcagcagcaggattcCTCTTCCAGTCAGGGCCAAAGCGGAGGTCATCGCAGGATGCTGGGCAGTCGGAGCTGCAATACGCACATCGATATGCTCAATGGACCGGCGCCGGCGGCGTCCAGCTTTCATTCCAGTGCCGAGTACCTGCCGCAGGAGTTTGCGGACGTCATCTCCCTGGAGACGTCCATCAATCAGTCGTTTCGCTCGCGTTGCGACAGCTGGCTTTCGGGTGGATCGCGTCGCAGCTTCTACTATTCCATATCGGAGAGCATCTATCATAGTTTGGCGGATGAGAGCGAGTTTGCGGGCCTGGCGGCCGCTTCGCTGGAGAACAGGCAGCTTAACTATGGACCGGCGAGCGAACTGCCCGATCTAGAGGACCCCCTGCCCGAGGATCAGGGCTGGCTGGTGGAGGAGGGCGAGTTCGTGATGATGCATGCCGTCTATCAGACGCATCTGGGCATCGACTGCCATTTTGCGCCCAAGGCCCAGCTGAACGACGGCACCATTTATCTGATACTCATACGCGCCGGCATCAGTCGGCCGCATCTGCTGAGCTTCCTGTACAACATGAGCTCCGGCACGCATCTGCCGGCGGTGAACAACGAGTATGTGAAGGTGCTGCCGGTGCGAGCCTTCCGGCTGGAGCCACACGACAATCACGGCATCATCACGGTCGACGGGGAGCGCGTCGAGTTCGGTCCCCTCCAGGCTGAGGTCCTGCCGGGCATAGCCCGCGTCATGGTGCCCAAATGA
- the Prx4 gene encoding peroxiredoxin-2: MNKYLSVILLSVALVGAAKPEDNESCYSFAGGSVYPDQPKGDHQLQYTKAVISKPAPQFEGTAVVNKEIVKLSLSQYLGKYVVLLFYPLDFTFVCPTEIIAFSDRIAEFKKIKTEVIGVSVDSHFTHLAWINTPRKEGGLGNVKIPLLSDLTHKISKDYGVYLESSGHALRGLFIIDQSGVLRQITMNDLPVGRSVDETIRLVQAFQYTDTHGEVCPAGWRPGADTIVPNPEEKTKYFAKNN, translated from the exons ATGAACAAGTACTTATCTGTTATTCTGCTATCCGTGGCACTTGTTGGAGCCGCTAAGCCGGAAGATAATGAATCGTGTTACTCCTTTGCCGGTGGATCCGTATATCCCGATCAGCCAAAGGGAGACCATCAATTGCAGTACACCAAGGCAGTCA TTTCCAAGCCAGCCCCGCAGTTCGAGGGAACCGCTGTGGTTAATAAGGAGATTGTGAAGCTATCGCTGTCCCAGTATCTGGGAAAATACGTAGTGCTACTCTTCTATCCACTGGACTT CACCTTTGTCTGCCCCACGGAGATCATAGCCTTCTCCGATCGCATCGCCGAGTTCAAGAAGATCAAGACGGAAGTGATTGGAGTCAGCGTGGACTCGCACTTCACCCATTTGGCTTGGATCAACACACCGCGGAAAGAAGGCGGTCTGGGCAACGTGAAGATCCCCCTGCTCTCCGATCTGACGCACAAGATCAGCAAGGACTACGGCGTCTATCTGGAGTCCAGTGGCCATGCGCTGCGTGGTCTCTTTATCATCGATCAATCGGGAGTGCTGCGACAGATCACCATGAACGATCTGCCAGTGGGACGATCTGTGGATGAGACCATTCGCCTCGTCCAGGCCTTCCAGTACACGGATACCCATGGAGAGGTGTGCCCAGCGGGTTGGCGGCCAGGTGCCGATACG ATCGTTCCCAATCCCGAGGAGAAAACCAAGTACTTTGCCAAGAACAACTAA
- the LOC108059945 gene encoding R3H and coiled-coil domain-containing protein 1 isoform X1, which produces MCVCATSVFRRRDFENKLEANNLSLIDQEFVHNVGCDIELFVKKRLSSGVLLFPPVGNYHRYLIHQTCEKYRHQYDLFTFSVGQGPQRRTVLCFRNQLLDPNGFEARKQQQQQTRGREKDREAVRSWRSNNNSHANGRSSSASRRNITELCKMGVKKHISETPLSKSNSVDLYRPPALRNNHSNNNNNSSSEEAAAANEALTTSLAAGSATSASPTSKESPNREQQADASAAAAAAAAAATRRERRPDRAVYVPRARRSQTTPPTTTALATTAATAAAVATTAATPTATATITAPDSPPVADLNPSKADDGQQQLLSKSKKSKSHRERRERGKKSTAIAATTSDTTTDNATVLVISAATESDTQSNEENRPAKPADCDKEIMSGAQRTKPAGNGNKPASNGKSQPSSPPLRIEDVVAARTTTNGEEAAKCDNDVRELQRASKEINRSNRRIMKQTFNSDVLEIPEKIEKANQSPQASATAKPPPPPADSTTEDDDEEDEDDWENMFDESGDCLDPKILQELSESVGKCKIELPKMDYTVFHIKQQLLNEEEFPHVLEVSNFPVEFKTPDLLMLFAQYKGSGFDIKWVDDTHALAVFSSSRIAAEVLTMGHPFVKLKPLAEATLESRLKAKKAGAVSLQPYRQRPETCTALARRLVSGALGVKLPTAPQERENERRVLREAKERKLLAAKQRDEVWES; this is translated from the exons atgtgtgtttgtgcgacGTCGGTTTTTCGTCGTCgcgattttgaaaataaactgGAGGCAAATAATCTAAGTCTAATTGATCAGGAATTTGTGCATAATGTCGGTTGTGACATCGAGCTGTTTGTGAAGAAGCGCCTGAGTAGTGG CGTTCTGCTCTTTCCACCTGTGGGCAATTACCACCGTTATCTCATCCATCAAACATGTGAGAAATACCGCCATCAGTACGATCTGTTCACCTTCTCAGTGGGCCAAGGGCCGCAGCGCCGCACCGTCCTGTGCTTTCGCAATCAACTCCTCGATCCCAACGGCTTTGAGGC CcgcaagcagcagcagcagcagacgaGGGGGCGGGAGAAAGATAGGGAGGCAGTGAGGAGCTGGCGGAGCAACAACAATTCGCACGCGAacggcagaagcagcagcgccAGCAGAAGAAACATAACGGAGCTCTGTAAGATGGGCGTTAAGAAGCATATCAGCGAAACACCAT TAAGCAAATCGAACTCGGTGGATTTATACAGACCTCCAGCCTTGAGGAACAACCatagcaataacaacaacaacagcagcagcgaggAAGCAGCTGCAGCAAACGAAGCATTAACAACGTCATTAGCTGCAGGATCAGCAACCTCTGCAAGTCCTACCTCCAAGGAATCCCCGAACAG AGAGCAACAGGCGGACGcctcagcagcagcggcagcagcagcagcagcggcgaccCGTCGCGAACGCCGTCCCGATCGCGCGGTTTATGTGCCAAGGGCACGACGCAGTCAAACTACACCACCGACCACAACAGCACtagcaacaacagcggcaacagcagcagcggttgcaacaacagcagcaacaccaacggCCACAGCAACAATTACAGCACCGGATTCACCGCCAGTTGCAGATTTGAACCCGAGCAAAGCGGACGACGGCCAGCAGCAGTTGTTGTCCAAATCCAAGAAATCCAAATCGCATCGTGAGCGCCGAGAACGTGGAAAGAAATCAACAGCTATAGCTGCAACTACATCCGATACAACTACAGATAACGCCACCGTACTCGTTATATCAGCAGCAACTGAAAGCGATACTCAATCGAACGAAGAGAACCGACCGGCCAAGCCAGCGGACTGTGATAAGGAG ATCATGAGCGGCGCCCAGCGTACAAAGCCAGCAGGCAATGGCAACAAACCAGCCAGCAATGGCAAAAGCCAGCCATCATCGCCGCCATTGCGCATCGAGGATGTGGTGGCGGCCAGGACGACTACCAATGGCGAGGAGGCGGCCAAATGTGATAACGATGTGCGCGAATTGCAGCGAGCCTCAAAG GAAATAAACCGCAGCAATCGACGCATCATGAAACAAACCTTCAACTCAGATGTGCTGGAGATTCCCGAGAAAATCGAGAAGGCCAATCAATCTCCTCAAGCATCGGCCACAGCgaaaccaccaccaccacctgcAGACAGCACCACCGAAGATGATgacgaggaggacgaggacgactGGGAGAATATGTTCGACGAGAGCGGCGATTGCCTGGATCCCAAGATACTCCAAGAACTGAGCGAATCCGTGGGCAAGTGCAAGATAGAGCTGCCCAAAATGGACTACACA GTTTTCCACATCAAACAACAGCTGCTCAACGAAGAGGAGTTTCCACACGTTCTGGAGGTGTCCAATTTCCCGGTGGAATTCAAGACGCCCGACCTGCTCATGCTTTTCGCCCAGTACAAGGGCAGTGGCTTCGACATTAAGTGGGTGGACGATACCCATGCTTTGGCTGTGTTCAGCAGTTCCCGTATTG CTGCTGAGGTGCTGACGATGGGACATCCGTTTGTTAAGTTGAAGCCACTGGCGGAGGCCACACTGGAGTCGCGACTGAAGGCCAAGAAGGCCGGTGCTGTGTCATTGCAGCCGTATCGCCAGCGTCCGGAAACATGCACGGCCTTGGCCCGTCGACTGGTGTCCGGTGCATTGGGGGTCAAACTGCCGACGGCGCCGCAGGAGCGGGAGAACGAGAGGCGGGTACTACGTGAAGCCAAAG AACGCAAACTGTTAGCTGCCAAACAGCGGGACGAAGTCTGGGAGAGCTAA
- the aly gene encoding protein lin-9 homolog yields MSIDPQTIKNSTNPAEITEEKEFLANIGLTTMSEARQRQQIKPKKVVQDFEDDELFIKRPDYVERDPIKVEKPDQRKTPKKDASEKSGCSSGDDEEEVRKKPEPICCIPGKKLYNFLKQLNSHRWIWCEFVESFLDKPILACAYDMERFISECCPLLGTRCLPRRGWQLLRRNMGKARRFSPAFIEQERGEFERTRRIVRQLQQYRFNDQEDGPYLEQIPKRIPLPLATDAKVTGFLQGHSLKGITDGCVMDYDPQDSTYLVRFVKDGKTAVLSLQDWRLHSDQDSTTLPLSIMMHGTKSVPWIKKESTKTEKFGNKRYNKELLESVLQVKKLLDVKQKTVMDISEMNENFEGGKDAGPSSSRRDAKMTPQKEKLQRRYAANMITLHRVNSDVLEPLHILHEYLADYKKQEEEQEARGGRPASEVYQKCRMQAELDLKTALMEKSLKIQSDRTREFICNLHTILYLNGRLSREYSCDMEAVLADLISHMVDNIPSSLGLQFKEALDSLEPLRQQVLDIFKNNPKPERFQITQQAPMQTEDGVYNFVVEAQPSDP; encoded by the exons ATGTCAATTGACCCACAAACGATTAAGAATTCAACAAATCCAGCTGAAATCACCGAAGAAAAAGAGTTCCTAGCTAATATTGGTTTGACAAC AATGTCAGAGGCTCGCCAGCGTCAGCagataaaaccaaaaaaagtggTGCAAGACTTTGAAGATGATGAGTTATTCATAAAGCGGCCCGATTATGTCGAGCGGGACCCGATTAAAGTTGAGAAACCTGATCAGCGGAAGACTCCAAAGAAAGACGCGTCCGAAAAAAGTGGATGTTCTTCGGGGGACGATGAAGAAGAAGTCAGGAAGAAGCCCGAACCTATTTGCTGCATACCCGGAAAGAA ATTGTACAACTTCCTGAAGCAACTCAACTCGCACCGTTGGATCTGGTGCGAGTTCGTCGAGTCCTTCCTGGACAAACCGATCCTGGCCTGCGCCTACGACATGGAGCGCTTCATCAGCGAGTGCTGTCCGCTTTTGGGAACCCGCTGTTTGCCACGCAGAGGATGGCAGCTTTTGCGAAGGAATATGGGAAAGGCGCGTCGCTTCTCGCCGGCCTTCATCGAACAGGAACGTGGGGAGTTCGAGCGTACACGTCGCATTGTCCGGCAGTTGCAGCAATATCGTTTCAATGACCAGGAGGACGGTCCCTACTTGGAGCAAATACCCAAGCGTATCCCATTGCCCTTGGCGACAGATGCCAAGGTCACGGGATTTCTGCAAGGACACTCGCTCAAGGGCATCACCGATGGCTGTGTCATGGACTACGATCCGCAGGATAGTACTTATCTGGTGAGGTTTGTCAAGGATGGCAAGACTGCGGTTCTAAGTCTTCAGGATTGGCGACTCCATTCGGATCAGGATTCCACTACCTTACCATTATCCATTATGATGCATGGCACCAAATCGGTGCCATGGATTAAAAAGGAGAGtacgaaaaccgaaaagtttGGCAATAAGAGATATAACAAGGAGCTCTTGGAATCTGTGCTTCAGGTTAAGAAATTACTGGATGTCAAACAGAAAACCGTAATGGATATTTCCGAAATGAATGAGAATTTCGAGGGTGGCAAGGATGCAGGTCCTTCAAGCAGTCGTCGCGATGCCAAGATGACACCCCAAAAGGAAAAACTTCAACGTCGCTATGCGGCCAATATGATAACGCTGCATCGTGTGAACTCGGATGTCCTGGAACCTTTACATATCCTCCACGAATACCTGGCTGATTATAAAAAACAGGAGGAGGAACAGGAGGCACGGGGAGGAAGACCCGCCAGCGAAGTCTATCAAAAGTGTCGCATGCAAGCGGAACTGGATCTTAAAACAGCCTTGATGGAGAAATCCCTGAAAATCCAATCTGATCGAACCCGTGAGTTCATTTGCAATCTGCACACTATACTATATTTGAATGGCAGGTTGAGTCGCGAATATAGCTGCGATATGGAGGCTGTTCTCGCGGATCTTATATCGCATATGGTGGATAATATCCCGTCATCCTTGGGTCTTCAGTTTAAAGAGGCCTTGGACTCTCTGGAACCCCTGCGTCAGCAAGTGTTGGACATATTTAAGAACAACCCAAAGCCGGAACGTTTTCAAATCACCCAACAGGCTCCCATGCAAACGGAGGATGGTGTGTACAACTTTGTGGTCGAGGCACAGCCTTCGGATCCttag
- the LOC108059945 gene encoding coiled-coil domain-containing protein R3HCC1L isoform X2, translated as MSGAQRTKPAGNGNKPASNGKSQPSSPPLRIEDVVAARTTTNGEEAAKCDNDVRELQRASKEINRSNRRIMKQTFNSDVLEIPEKIEKANQSPQASATAKPPPPPADSTTEDDDEEDEDDWENMFDESGDCLDPKILQELSESVGKCKIELPKMDYTVFHIKQQLLNEEEFPHVLEVSNFPVEFKTPDLLMLFAQYKGSGFDIKWVDDTHALAVFSSSRIAAEVLTMGHPFVKLKPLAEATLESRLKAKKAGAVSLQPYRQRPETCTALARRLVSGALGVKLPTAPQERENERRVLREAKERKLLAAKQRDEVWES; from the exons ATGAGCGGCGCCCAGCGTACAAAGCCAGCAGGCAATGGCAACAAACCAGCCAGCAATGGCAAAAGCCAGCCATCATCGCCGCCATTGCGCATCGAGGATGTGGTGGCGGCCAGGACGACTACCAATGGCGAGGAGGCGGCCAAATGTGATAACGATGTGCGCGAATTGCAGCGAGCCTCAAAG GAAATAAACCGCAGCAATCGACGCATCATGAAACAAACCTTCAACTCAGATGTGCTGGAGATTCCCGAGAAAATCGAGAAGGCCAATCAATCTCCTCAAGCATCGGCCACAGCgaaaccaccaccaccacctgcAGACAGCACCACCGAAGATGATgacgaggaggacgaggacgactGGGAGAATATGTTCGACGAGAGCGGCGATTGCCTGGATCCCAAGATACTCCAAGAACTGAGCGAATCCGTGGGCAAGTGCAAGATAGAGCTGCCCAAAATGGACTACACA GTTTTCCACATCAAACAACAGCTGCTCAACGAAGAGGAGTTTCCACACGTTCTGGAGGTGTCCAATTTCCCGGTGGAATTCAAGACGCCCGACCTGCTCATGCTTTTCGCCCAGTACAAGGGCAGTGGCTTCGACATTAAGTGGGTGGACGATACCCATGCTTTGGCTGTGTTCAGCAGTTCCCGTATTG CTGCTGAGGTGCTGACGATGGGACATCCGTTTGTTAAGTTGAAGCCACTGGCGGAGGCCACACTGGAGTCGCGACTGAAGGCCAAGAAGGCCGGTGCTGTGTCATTGCAGCCGTATCGCCAGCGTCCGGAAACATGCACGGCCTTGGCCCGTCGACTGGTGTCCGGTGCATTGGGGGTCAAACTGCCGACGGCGCCGCAGGAGCGGGAGAACGAGAGGCGGGTACTACGTGAAGCCAAAG AACGCAAACTGTTAGCTGCCAAACAGCGGGACGAAGTCTGGGAGAGCTAA
- the scramb2 gene encoding phospholipid scramblase 1: protein MMQMSEYKVVPQNAPQDDTVVRQPQAVNPGNNANGGGAENWMSIPVGMPNCPQGLEYLTALDQLLVSQKIEKLELITGFETKNRFKVKNSLGQNVYFAYEESDCCTRNMLGRSRPFEMKILDNFQNEVLHLYRPFKCDILCCFPSCMNAVEVSAPPGQVIGSVEQVCTFLRPKFNIKNTFGDVVLQIEGPLCPCKCFSDTNFKVLSANNEEIGKISKQWSGLGRELFTDADYFSVTFPLNLDVRMKALVFAALFLIDAVYYEQ, encoded by the exons ATGATGCAGATGAGCGAGTACAAGGTGGTGCCGCAGAACGCGCCGCAGGATGACACGGTGGTCCGCCAGCCGCAGGCGGTGAATCCCGGAAACAATGCCAACGGCGGAGGAGCTG AGAACTGGATGTCGATACCCGTGGGCATGCCCAACTGCCCGCAGGGCCTCGAGTACTTGACCGCCCTGGACCAGCTGCTCGTGTCGCAGAAGATCGAGAAACTGGAGCTGATCACCGGCTTCGAGACGAAGAATCGCTTCAAGGTGAAGAATTCCCTAGGGCAGAACGTTTATTTCGCCTACGAGGAGAGCGATTGCTGCACCCGCAACATGCTCGGCCGCTCGCGTCCCTTCGAAATGAAGATCCTGGACAATTTCCAGAACGAGGTGCTCCACCTGTACCGGCCATTCAAATGCGACATACTCTGCTGCTTCCCCAGCTGCATGAACGCCGTGGAGGTGTCAGCGCCACCGGGCCAGGTGATCGGGAGCGTGGAGCAGGTCTGCACCTTCCTGCGGCCCAAGTTCAACATCAAGAACACCTTCGGCGACGTTGTCCTGCAAATCGAGGGACCCCTGTGCCCCTGCAAATGCTTCAGCGATACCAACTTCAAG GTATTGAGTGCCAATAACGAGGAGATCGGCAAAATAAGCAAACAATGGTCTGGATTGGGAAGGGAGCTGTTCACCGATGCGGATTACTTCAGCGTCACCTTCCCCCTGAATCTGGATGTTCGCATGAAGGCACTGGTATTCGCAGCGCTCTTTTTGATC GACGCGGTTTACTACGAGCAATAA